Part of the Rhodospirillaceae bacterium genome, AGTCAGCTTTAGTACCTTGGCTGTTTGTTTTACCAGTTCACTAATATCAGAATTCTTAGAAACGGTAACATCGCGTTCGGCAAGTATGGTTTTGCAGCAAGTTTCTATAAGTTCTTTTGCTGTGCCGATTGCTAGTCCAGGGTCTTCATTTACTGCAGCCTCCATTCGAGTAATCTGTTGCATAACATATGTTAGGTCAGAGCCACCTAGTGTTTGCTTGGCAGCCGATACAGCTGGATTAGTTCCGGTGCCAACGTAACGACCTATATAAACAGGCTTGTTGGACATTCGTGATTTCTCAACCAACTGAAACCCATCATTAATTAAAAAATTATTATATAATTGGGCTAATCGTTCTGCTTCAGGCGTATCACTTCGAATAACGGGGTGAACTGTTTCGCATAGAAATCTTAACAAAATTTCGTCATCACCGTATGCCAAACCGAAACGTCGATCGTGGAAAACCCAATTATCCTCCCAATCGAAATTATTAACTCTATGTTGCCAAATATCCCCCGCTGCATCAGAAAACCGGTTATCAGTTGATGGAATTTGGGATAAATCATATAGACGCCCGAGAAATTCAGTCTCCTCTAGACGACCAGCCCAATTCACTTCTTCTACAATCATTGCGTCAAATATATCACGACGAGTTAATTGAGAAATTTTCATCTATATTTCGTAGCTCCAATTTTGGATTTCTAGCAATAATTTCTAAATTAAGAAAAAGGAAACTCGAACCATTAATTTTTCTTACCCCCCTCACCCCTTCAACTCCAAAAACGCCTCAGGATCAAAGTAGTCCACCTGGATCGCATTATCCCGTGCTTCTTCCGCATCTTTTAGCGCCAAGCATTCTTCTGCGTTAATCACCCCCTGGGTCAGCGCCGCATCGAACAACGCATCACCG contains:
- a CDS encoding abortive infection family protein, with product MKISQLTRRDIFDAMIVEEVNWAGRLEETEFLGRLYDLSQIPSTDNRFSDAAGDIWQHRVNNFDWEDNWVFHDRRFGLAYGDDEILLRFLCETVHPVIRSDTPEAERLAQLYNNFLINDGFQLVEKSRMSNKPVYIGRYVGTGTNPAVSAAKQTLGGSDLTYVMQQITRMEAAVNEDPGLAIGTAKELIETCCKTILAERDVTVSKNSDISELVKQTAKVLKLTPDDIHDSAKAANTIRRLLSNLATITKGVAELRNKYGTGHGRIADSRGLSPRHAKLAVGAASTLAVFLVETHHERG